Proteins found in one Populus alba chromosome 14, ASM523922v2, whole genome shotgun sequence genomic segment:
- the LOC118045769 gene encoding uncharacterized protein isoform X3: MVLEVRSLRKAVVPSTLIENPSPGNLQSTRLALHIPMDNSSVGEGKESLLIPAQTQVMDSSLVNRCPHRSEIQSIVLSETESPGHLVLGSVDGYGHLIVSRLDTSGNDIKQLTYSVLPRDSGVGESSWAGLCFSRSQWSMAAVARSFCKSIDVYDQDIHVRTLRTLWYPSSLNFLENSGNGSGDSILAVAEGCQLTLWDLRMKENGGCLQRISGSLGDNFYAVCSSSTGNVAVGGADRTVTIYDPRRWSPISRWVHCSKYEITGLAFSSLDPDYIYIQGVDYEVLCGQGKECKKVFSFRGDSNWLGFSKCCNRDVVGGWCDSGSIFVADVGVKESEINVVINP, encoded by the exons ATGGTGTTGGAGGTCAGGAGTCTGAGAAAGGCAGTTGTACCTTCTACTCTAATTGAGAATCCTTCGCCTGGAAATCTACAGTCCACCCGCCTTGCTCTCcat ATTCCTATGGACAATTCCTCGGTCGGTGAAGGGAAAGAAAGCCTCCTCATTCCTGCACAGACACAG GTCATGGACTCTTCATTAGTTAATCGCTGCCCTCATCGGTCGGAAATTCAGAGTATAGTGCTCTCCGAAACTGAAA GCCCTGGTCACTTGGTGTTGGGAAGTGTGGATGGTTATGGACACCTTATTGTGTCCAGACTAGATACCAGTGGTAACG ATATTAAACAGCTTACTTATTCAGTATTACCTCGAGATTCTGGTGTTGGAGAAAGCAGTTGGGCAGGCCTTTGCTTCAGTCGAAGTCAATGGTCCATG GCAGCCGTAGCACGTAGCTTTTGCAAAAGCATTGATGTTTATGACCAAGACATCCATGTGCGCACTTTACGTAC ACTCTGGTACCCATCCTCATTGAACTTTTTGGAGAATTCAGGCAATGGAAGTGGAGATTCTATATTAGCTGTTGCTGAGGGCTGCCAG CTCACACTATGGGACTTGAGAATGAAAGAAAATGGTGGTTGTCTCCAACGAATTTCTGGTTCTCTTGGTGATAATTTCTATGCTGTGTGCAGTTCCTCAACTGGTAATGTTGCAGTAGGTGGGGCTGATCGTACTGTGACCATATATGATCCTCGCAG ATGGTCGCCAATTTCCAGATGGGTGCATTGCTCAAAATATGAG ATAACCGGACTTGCATTCTCATCGCTTGACCCTGATTACATCTATATCCAAGGGGTTGATTATGAG GTCCTTTGTGGGCAGGGGAAAGAATGCAAAAAGGTCTTTTCATTTAGAGGAGATTCAAACTGGCTTGGATTCAGTAAG TGTTGCAATAGGGATGTAGTTGGCGGTTGGTGTGATTCTGGTAGCATCTTCGTGGCTGACGTTGGAGTTAAAGAGAGTGAAATAAACGTGGTGATAAATCCTTGA
- the LOC118049221 gene encoding uncharacterized protein — translation MKIPSTLLLLLSLLSLLPQPSCSTTILVDGVSEWKDPNVYIGDSIIFKHKYHYSLYIFQNQRAFSICNFTQATLLTKPNSTSYTWHPSRPGFFYFTFNNGSLKSCNQDSQKLSVKVSPAAPPPPAQLPPTASPPVPAQIPGDIVSSSPAYQWPSRPRDETAFSPAPEPGGSAASSPMATVPTLMPDKGGGSGIPFINSNPAVPLPTGEIDSATIRPLPTSGHHKLVAVGLLGSHMPLVCVVLLLPLL, via the exons ATGAAGATTCCCTCTACGCTTCTCCTTCTGTTATCTCTTCTCTCTCTACTACCGCAACCTTCTTGCTCCACAACAATACTAGTGGATGGCGTTTCAGAGTGGAAAGACCCCAATGTTTATATAGGAGATTCCATCA TTTTCAAACACAAGTATCACTACAGCTTGTACATTTTCCAGAACCAAAGAGCTTTTAGTATCTGCAACTTCACTCAAGCTACACTTCTCACCAAGCCCAACTCCACCTCCTACACG TGGCACCCATCACGCCCTGGTTTCTTCTACTTCACATTCAACAATGGCTCCCTAAAATCCTGCAATCAAGACTCACAAAAACTCTCCGTAAAAGTCTCTCCagcagcaccaccaccaccggcACAACTCCCTCCAACGGCATCACCTCCAGTTCCAGCACAAATTCCAGGCGACATTGTGTCATCATCTCCTGCGTACCAGTGGCCATCCCGTCCTCGTGATGAAACAGCCTTTTCCCCCGCTCCTGAACCTGGTGGTAGTGCTGCGAGCTCTCCAATGGCGACAGTGCCGACATTGATGCCAGATAAAGGTGGTGGTAGCGGTATTCCTTTTATTAATAGCAACCCAGCTGTTCCTCTGCCTACTGGTGAAATTGATTCTGCCACTATTAGGCCCTTGCCCACCTCCGGCCATCATAAACTG GTGGCAGTGGGGTTACTTGGATCTCACATGCCTCTAGTTTGTGTGGTTTTACTGCTGCCGCTGCTGTAA
- the LOC118047889 gene encoding uncharacterized protein: MELELGLKITRIRDDISSFTDLRIAKDHAGPLFFSRETETMFTLVGYLKGFRKENIDIKINEDGDRISISGKKPVQEMVLIGWNMHKKEVELRSFRKAFRIPDGVVLDKIKARFNDEESTLTIILPKLVKGIRDVELEEVKGEEVDKGRGEATQAVADKAPEGESREPELKRVEQSDQALQNQRVVGQKADAAEIVPERVVDTTLQKKLEPKDQSELEEATPENAEPPSTTTAATYQETVIKKLKLVLPEKEIEHQESKKAAPAEETRSEELPGLKEQGKKQETPEAKSTREETMEEHPHGPECNQLTEAVMDQETKPPEVSNQPSAQADQGHTEEANHVVKTEISHESEKLETETNVQEPTIPEPDQEKELAETPHPAYNSRNNEAQGSKESHGIGNDIKEAATNRKNPASRRTKLCPPLVVAGSAILVSIVVFVIGWIRAKKR, from the exons ATGGAGCTTGAACTGGGGCTCAAAATCACCCGCATTAGAGATGATATCAGCTCCTTCACCGACCTTCGGATCGCTAAAGATCATGCCggtcctcttttcttttctagagAAACCGAGACCATGTTCACCCTTGTTGGATATCTCAAAG GTTTTAGAAAGGAGAATATTGACATCAAGATTAATGAAGATGGTGATCGGATCTCAATTAGTGGGAAGAAGCCAGTTCAGGAGATGGTGTTGATAGGGTGGAATATGCACAAAAAAGAGGTTGAGTTACGGTCATTCCGGAAGGCCTTCCGAATTCCTGATGgagtcgttttggataaaatcaAGGCAAGATTCAATGATGAAGAATCGACTTTGACGATTATTCTTCCGAAATTGGTGAAGGGAATTCGTGATGTTGAGCTAGAGGAAGTTAAGGGAGAGGAGGTTGATAAAGGGAGAGGCGAAGCTACACAAGCTGTAGCTGACAAGGCACCTGAAGGAGAGAGTAGGGAGCCAGAGTTGAAGAGGGTGGAACAAAGTGACCAAGCTTTGCAAAATCAAAGGGTTGTTGGGCAAAAGGCTGATGCAGCTGAAATAGTGCCTGAAAGAGTTGTAGATACAACTTTACAGAAGAAACTAGAGCCTAAGGATCAAAGCGAATTAGAAGAAGCCACTCCTGAAAACGCAGAACCTCCTTCTACTACCACCGCCGCTACATATCAGGAAACAGTAATCAAGAAACTTAAGCTAGTTTTGCCTGAGAAAGAGATCGAACACCAAGAGTCAAAAAAGGCCGCTCCAGCTGAAGAAACTAGAAGCGAGGAGCTTCCCGGTTTGAAAGAGCAGGGGAAGAAACAGGAAACTCCAGAGGCCAAGAGCACTCGTGAAGAAACGATGGAAGAACACCCTCACGGACCAGAGTGCAATCAATTGACAGAAGCTGTCATGGATCAAGAGACTAAACCACCAGAAGTGTCAAACCAACCATCAGCGCAAGCTGATCAAGGACATACAGAAGAAGCAAATCATGTAGTCAAGACTGAAATATCACACGAATCAGAAAAGCTGGAAACAGAAACAAATGTTCAAGAACCAACGATACCCGAACCTGATCAAGAAAAAGAGCTGGCTGAAACTCCACATCCAGCATACAATTCAAGAAACAATGAGGCCCAAGGAAGCAAAGAAAGCCATGGAATAGGAAATGATATCAAAGAAGCAGCAACGAATAGAAAGAATCCTGCTTCAAGAAGAACCAAGCTATGTCCTCCTCTTGTTGTTGCGGGGTCGGCCATTCTCGTCTCTATCGTAGTGTTTGTCATTGGTTGGATTAGAGCTAAGAAAAGATGA
- the LOC118045769 gene encoding uncharacterized protein isoform X2: MVLEVRSLRKAVVPSTLIENPSPGNLQSTRLALHVNEDGSSCLVYIASGCHVYKLLIPMDNSSVGEGKESLLIPAQTQVMDSSLVNRCPHRSEIQSIVLSETESPGHLVLGSVDGYGHLIVSRLDTSGNDIKQLTYSVLPRDSGVGESSWAGLCFSRSQWSMAAVARSFCKSIDVYDQDIHVRTLRTLWYPSSLNFLENSGNGSGDSILAVAEGCQLTLWDLRMKENGGCLQRISGSLGDNFYAVCSSSTGNVAVGGADRTVTIYDPRRWSPISRWVHCSKYEITGLAFSSLDPDYIYIQGVDYEVLCGQGKECKKVFSFRGDSNWLGFSKCCNRDVVGGWCDSGSIFVADVGVKESEINVVINP, translated from the exons ATGGTGTTGGAGGTCAGGAGTCTGAGAAAGGCAGTTGTACCTTCTACTCTAATTGAGAATCCTTCGCCTGGAAATCTACAGTCCACCCGCCTTGCTCTCcat GTTAATGAGGATGGCTCCTCTTGTTTGGTCTACATTGCCTCTGGTTGTCACGTGTACAAACTCCTG ATTCCTATGGACAATTCCTCGGTCGGTGAAGGGAAAGAAAGCCTCCTCATTCCTGCACAGACACAG GTCATGGACTCTTCATTAGTTAATCGCTGCCCTCATCGGTCGGAAATTCAGAGTATAGTGCTCTCCGAAACTGAAA GCCCTGGTCACTTGGTGTTGGGAAGTGTGGATGGTTATGGACACCTTATTGTGTCCAGACTAGATACCAGTGGTAACG ATATTAAACAGCTTACTTATTCAGTATTACCTCGAGATTCTGGTGTTGGAGAAAGCAGTTGGGCAGGCCTTTGCTTCAGTCGAAGTCAATGGTCCATG GCAGCCGTAGCACGTAGCTTTTGCAAAAGCATTGATGTTTATGACCAAGACATCCATGTGCGCACTTTACGTAC ACTCTGGTACCCATCCTCATTGAACTTTTTGGAGAATTCAGGCAATGGAAGTGGAGATTCTATATTAGCTGTTGCTGAGGGCTGCCAG CTCACACTATGGGACTTGAGAATGAAAGAAAATGGTGGTTGTCTCCAACGAATTTCTGGTTCTCTTGGTGATAATTTCTATGCTGTGTGCAGTTCCTCAACTGGTAATGTTGCAGTAGGTGGGGCTGATCGTACTGTGACCATATATGATCCTCGCAG ATGGTCGCCAATTTCCAGATGGGTGCATTGCTCAAAATATGAG ATAACCGGACTTGCATTCTCATCGCTTGACCCTGATTACATCTATATCCAAGGGGTTGATTATGAG GTCCTTTGTGGGCAGGGGAAAGAATGCAAAAAGGTCTTTTCATTTAGAGGAGATTCAAACTGGCTTGGATTCAGTAAG TGTTGCAATAGGGATGTAGTTGGCGGTTGGTGTGATTCTGGTAGCATCTTCGTGGCTGACGTTGGAGTTAAAGAGAGTGAAATAAACGTGGTGATAAATCCTTGA
- the LOC118050023 gene encoding G-box-binding factor 4, giving the protein MASSKVMASSKPRNSDPSSTTSSRSRRATSSSSATNTTAKPAYQSTDRLFQKESTMTVDGILRSVYASPSTESTLLDAQITLMESPDQLPHPQIETDDTDDQDMSDVIPQENKTADDIWREIVVGRKEMKDEPDEMMTLEDFLTKAGAVDVVGEDGDEVKMPPPERLSGGLYAFDSLPPSSFQVLDKEEGSIVGFGNGVEVELVAGSGGGGGGGGGRGKRGRGVAMEPLDKAAQQRQRRMIKNRESAARSRERKQAYQVELESLAVRLEEENEQLLKEKEERTKERFKQLMEKVVPVVEKGRPRRALRRVNSLQW; this is encoded by the exons ATGGCGTCGTCGAAGGTGATGGCGTCGTCGAAACCTAGAAATTCGGATCCATCTTCAACAACTTCATCTCGATCGCGACGcgctacttcttcttcttctgctacTAATACCACAGCAAAACCAGCTTATCAATCTACTGATCGATTATTTCAAAAGGAATCAACAATGACAGTTGATGGCATCCTACGTAGCGTGTACGCGTCTCCATCAACCGAATCGACTCTTCTCGACGCACAAATAACCCTAATGGAATCCCCTGACCAACTCCCTCATCCACAAATCGAAACAGATGATACCGATGATCAAGATATGAGTGATGTAATTCCACAAGAGAATAAGACTGCGGATGATATTTGGAGAGAAATTGTTGTGgggagaaaggaaatgaaggaTGAGCCGGACGAGATGATGACTTTGGAGGATTTCTTAACGAAGGCAGGGGCGGTGGATGTGGTTGGAGAGGACGGGGATGAGGTCAAGATGCCGCCGCCTGAGAGGTTGAGTGGAGGATTGTATGCGTTTGATTCTCTGCCACCGAGTTCATTTCAGGTGTTGGATAAGGAGGAAGGGTCGATTGTTGGATTTGGTAATGGAGTGGAGGTGGAGCTTGTTGctggtagtggtggtggtggtggtggtggtggaggaagaGGGAAGAGAGGAAGGGGTGTGGCAATGGAACCCTTGGATAAGGCGGCACAGCAGAGGCAGAGGAGGATGATTAAGAATCGGGAGTCTGCTGCTCGCTCCAGAGAGAGGAAGCag GCTTATCAAGTGGAATTGGAGTCTTTGGCAGTGAGGTTAGAGGAGGAGAATGAGCAGCTGCTTAAAGAGAAG GAAGAGAGGACTAAGGAAAGGTTTAAGCAG CTTATGGAGAAAGTAGTTCCTGTGGTTGAGAAGGGAAGGCCACGACGTGCACTTCGGAGAGTCAATTCCTTGCAGTGGTAG
- the LOC118047074 gene encoding protein BYPASS1-LIKE produces the protein MPATDYQGSSASLRHPILSLRRDPVHSMDSQQSTSALELELEAFQRQVTERFIELSSAGPDRLLSLAWIQKLLDSFLCCQEEFRVILFNHKSLVHKPPLDRFVQDYFERTVKGLDVCNAIRDGIEQIREWKKLLEIVLCALHNQRMFGEGQFRRAKKALIDLSISMLDEKDSNASSALAHRNRSFGRQQASSRDQHQRNLGHFRSLSWSVSRSWSAARQLQAIGNNLVAPRGNEVAATNGIAVAVYTMNTILLLVMWALVAAIPCQDRGLQVHFSIPRQFPWAQPVVLLHERILEESRKRDRRNAPGLLRELYQMDKCARVMGDLMDLVQFPLTEEKEGEVRQRVNELASVCEVLKEGLDPLERQVREVFHRIVHSRTEGLDSLGRPNHV, from the coding sequence ATGCCTGCCACGGACTATCAAGGTTCGTCGGCATCCCTTAGACATCCTATTTTAAGTCTCCGACGCGACCCCGTCCATTCCATGGACTCTCAACAAAGCACCTCAGCTCTCGAGCTCGAGCTCGAAGCTTTTCAGAGACAAGTCACCGAGCGATTTATTGAGTTATCATCGGCCGGACCTGATCGCTTGCTTTCGTTGGCTTGGATCCAGAAACTCCTCGATTCTTTCCTATGTTGCCAGGAGGAGTTTAGAGTCATTCTGTTCAATCACAAGTCGTTGGTCCACAAACCGCCTTTGGACCGGTTTGTTCAGGATTATTTTGAAAGGACTGTCAAGGGATTGGATGTTTGTAACGCGATTCGTGATGGGATTGAGCAGATCAGAGAGTGGAAGAAGCTTTTGGAGATTGTTTTGTGTGCTTTGCATAATCAAAGAATGTTTGGTGAGGGTCAGTTTCGCCGAGCTAAAAAAGCTTTGATTGATTTGTCGATTTCTATGCTAGATGAGAAGGATTCGAACGCATCATCGGCTTTGGCTCATAGAAACCGATCTTTTGGAAGACAACAGGCTTCGTCAAGAGACCAGCATCAAAGGAATCTTGGGCATTTTAGATCGTTGTCGTGGAGCGTGTCGCGGTCGTGGTCTGCTGCTAGGCAGCTCCAGGCAATAGGGAATAATTTGGTTGCGCCGCGAGGGAATGAAGTTGCGGCCACTAATGGAATTGCGGTGGCTGTTTACACTATGAATACGATTTTGCTTCTCGTAATGTGGGCACTTGTGGCTGCGATTCCATGCCAGGATAGAGGGTTGCAGGTCCATTTTTCAATTCCTAGGCAGTTTCCGTGGGCGCAGCCGGTGGTGTTGTTGCACGAGAGGATTTTGGAGGAGTCACGGAAAAGGGATAGGAGGAATGCACCTGGGTTATTGAGAGAGCTTTATCAGATGGATAAGTGTGCGAGGGTTATGGGCGATTTGATGGATTTGGTTCAGTTTCCGTTAACAGAGGAAAAGGAAGGTGAGGTGAGGCAAAGAGTTAATGAATTGGCAAGTGTTTGTGAGGTTTTAAAGGAGGGATTGGATCCCTTGGAAAGGCAAGTTAGAGAGGTGTTCCATAGGATTGTTCATAGCCGGACTGAAGGGCTTGATTCTTTGGGAAGGCCTAATCATGTGTAA
- the LOC118045769 gene encoding uncharacterized protein isoform X1 has protein sequence MVLEVRSLRKAVVPSTLIENPSPGNLQSTRLALHVNEDGSSCLVYIASGCHVYKLLVEIIPMDNSSVGEGKESLLIPAQTQVMDSSLVNRCPHRSEIQSIVLSETESPGHLVLGSVDGYGHLIVSRLDTSGNDIKQLTYSVLPRDSGVGESSWAGLCFSRSQWSMAAVARSFCKSIDVYDQDIHVRTLRTLWYPSSLNFLENSGNGSGDSILAVAEGCQLTLWDLRMKENGGCLQRISGSLGDNFYAVCSSSTGNVAVGGADRTVTIYDPRRWSPISRWVHCSKYEITGLAFSSLDPDYIYIQGVDYEVLCGQGKECKKVFSFRGDSNWLGFSKCCNRDVVGGWCDSGSIFVADVGVKESEINVVINP, from the exons ATGGTGTTGGAGGTCAGGAGTCTGAGAAAGGCAGTTGTACCTTCTACTCTAATTGAGAATCCTTCGCCTGGAAATCTACAGTCCACCCGCCTTGCTCTCcat GTTAATGAGGATGGCTCCTCTTGTTTGGTCTACATTGCCTCTGGTTGTCACGTGTACAAACTCCTGGTAGAGATA ATTCCTATGGACAATTCCTCGGTCGGTGAAGGGAAAGAAAGCCTCCTCATTCCTGCACAGACACAG GTCATGGACTCTTCATTAGTTAATCGCTGCCCTCATCGGTCGGAAATTCAGAGTATAGTGCTCTCCGAAACTGAAA GCCCTGGTCACTTGGTGTTGGGAAGTGTGGATGGTTATGGACACCTTATTGTGTCCAGACTAGATACCAGTGGTAACG ATATTAAACAGCTTACTTATTCAGTATTACCTCGAGATTCTGGTGTTGGAGAAAGCAGTTGGGCAGGCCTTTGCTTCAGTCGAAGTCAATGGTCCATG GCAGCCGTAGCACGTAGCTTTTGCAAAAGCATTGATGTTTATGACCAAGACATCCATGTGCGCACTTTACGTAC ACTCTGGTACCCATCCTCATTGAACTTTTTGGAGAATTCAGGCAATGGAAGTGGAGATTCTATATTAGCTGTTGCTGAGGGCTGCCAG CTCACACTATGGGACTTGAGAATGAAAGAAAATGGTGGTTGTCTCCAACGAATTTCTGGTTCTCTTGGTGATAATTTCTATGCTGTGTGCAGTTCCTCAACTGGTAATGTTGCAGTAGGTGGGGCTGATCGTACTGTGACCATATATGATCCTCGCAG ATGGTCGCCAATTTCCAGATGGGTGCATTGCTCAAAATATGAG ATAACCGGACTTGCATTCTCATCGCTTGACCCTGATTACATCTATATCCAAGGGGTTGATTATGAG GTCCTTTGTGGGCAGGGGAAAGAATGCAAAAAGGTCTTTTCATTTAGAGGAGATTCAAACTGGCTTGGATTCAGTAAG TGTTGCAATAGGGATGTAGTTGGCGGTTGGTGTGATTCTGGTAGCATCTTCGTGGCTGACGTTGGAGTTAAAGAGAGTGAAATAAACGTGGTGATAAATCCTTGA